A window of Panicum virgatum strain AP13 chromosome 8K, P.virgatum_v5, whole genome shotgun sequence contains these coding sequences:
- the LOC120645573 gene encoding uncharacterized protein LOC120645573, producing MAECCWLQQLLQELHIPFSIVTVVDCGNVITIYMTPNPIHHKRTKHIETDIHFVRDKVAMGNVHVLHVRFCAAFGLRPHINAPDTPLPNDPQWVVADSCFKSWLFGSVGDSVPDLALGDSTISEYCQHTKLKAAELRAVDHPIEGRSVVFSMLRELNPRFTSTIDDITNSIVLPSFSRAHDMVVLKETRLSHDEKSIANTALLASAGSSCTSLGLYQHLSGNKKKGGGSQRGNSRGNGGGGHGQQSASSGASTNSAPQP from the exons ATGGCCGAGTGTTGCTGGCTTCAACAACTCCTCCAGGAACTCCACATTCCCTTCTCTATAGTGACAGTCGTCGACTGCGGCAATGTTATCACAATCTACATGACCCCCAACCCTATCCACCATAAGCGCACGAAGCACATCGAGACCGACAtccacttcgtgcgcgacaagGTCGCCATGGGGAACGTGCACGTTCTTCATGTTCG GTTCTGTGCAGCGTTCGGCCTTCGCCCGCACATCAACGCCCCCGACACACCCCTCCCCAACGATCCGCAGTGGGTCGTCGCCGACTCTTGCTTCAAGAGTTGGCTCTTCGGCTCCGTCGGTGACTCCGTCCCCGACCTCGCCTTG GGTGACTCCACCATCTCGGAGTACTGTCAGCACACCAAGTTGAAGGCTGCTGAACTCCGTGCCGTCGACCACCCTATCGAGGGTCGCTCCGTCGTTTTCTCCATGCTTCGTGAGCTCAACCCTCGCTTCACCAGCACCATCGATGACATCACCAACTCCATCGTCCTCCCGTCGTTCTCCCGCGCCCACGACATGGTCGTCCTCAAGGAGACCCGGCTGTCTCACGACGAGAAGAGCATCGCCAACACTGCCCTCCTCGCGTCCGCTGGCTCCAGCTGCACCAGCCTGG GATTATATCAACACCTATCAGGCAACAAGAAGAAGGGTGGCGGCTCGCAGAGGGGCAACAGCAGAGGCAACGGTGGTGGTGGCCACGGACAACAGTCGGCATCCAGCGGCGCCTCCACCAACAGTGCACCCCAGCCCTAA
- the LOC120645575 gene encoding TATA-binding protein-associated factor 2N-like produces the protein MTGPTDPEPTLRELGAGLLNLGAKMDRMLGQITTINSRLDSHDRRITCTEKFQSGDDDGLPKDQLRQPWRSTSLGGLGGSGFSGPGGAGGGDYRRGLGGDGGSDYRRGGEYNNDRGGGYGGGAYYDGRGGSYGGGGGYPGHGGG, from the exons ATGACTGGCCCTACCGATCCTGAGCCCACTCTCCGTGAGCTGGGCGCCGGCTTGCTGAACCTCGGCGCCAAGATGGATCGCATGCTTGGACAGATCACCACCATCAACAGCAGACTGGACTCGCACGATCGGCGCATCACCTGCACAGAGAAGTTCCagtccggcgacgacgacggccttCCGAAGGACCAGCTGCGGCAACCATGGCGCAGTACCAGTCTTGGCGGCTTGGGCGGCAGCGGCTTCAGTGGGCCTGGCGGTGCTGGCGGTGGTGACTATCGGCGTGGCCTTGGCGGTGATGGTGGTAGTGACTACCGACGTGGCGGGGAGTACAACAACGACCGTGGTGGAGGTTATGGTGGCGGTGCTTATTATGATGGTCGTGGCGGCAGttatggcggcggtggcggctacCCTGGCCACGGTGGAGG GTGA